A DNA window from Actinomadura luzonensis contains the following coding sequences:
- the thrC gene encoding threonine synthase yields MTPWNGLIESPYRRWLPLAPGTPAVSLNEGNTPLLRSAHLSALTGCEVWLKVEGANPTGSFKDRGMTVAISGAAARGARTVICASTGNTSASAAAYAARAGLDAAVLVPRGHVVPGKLGQAVRYGARVVEIGGTFDDCLRVARELAAGHPVALVNSVGNELRLSGQRTVAYEIADALGDAPDVHCLPVGNGGNITATWGGYVAYRAAGRTTRLPRMWGFQAAGAAPLVRGAPVAAPRTDASAIRIGNPATWDGAIAARDDSGGLIGAVTDEQIFAAYRELARRDGVFAEPASAAGVAGLLDRHARGLLEPGLRVVITLSGNGLKDPEASLRGGHAATETSALTADVARALNLAA; encoded by the coding sequence ATGACCCCTTGGAACGGACTGATCGAAAGCCCCTACCGCCGCTGGCTGCCGCTCGCCCCCGGCACCCCGGCCGTCTCGCTCAACGAGGGCAACACCCCGCTGCTCCGCTCCGCCCACCTGTCGGCGCTGACCGGCTGCGAGGTGTGGCTGAAGGTCGAGGGCGCGAACCCGACGGGCTCGTTCAAGGACCGGGGGATGACCGTCGCCATCAGCGGCGCCGCCGCCCGCGGCGCGCGCACCGTCATCTGCGCCTCCACCGGCAACACCAGCGCCTCGGCCGCCGCCTACGCCGCCCGCGCGGGCCTGGACGCCGCTGTGCTCGTGCCCCGGGGCCACGTGGTGCCCGGCAAGCTCGGCCAGGCCGTCCGGTACGGCGCCCGCGTCGTCGAGATCGGCGGCACCTTCGACGACTGCCTGCGCGTCGCCCGCGAGCTGGCCGCCGGCCACCCGGTCGCGCTGGTCAACTCGGTCGGCAACGAGCTGCGCCTGTCGGGGCAGCGCACCGTCGCCTACGAGATCGCCGACGCCCTCGGCGACGCGCCCGACGTGCACTGCCTGCCCGTCGGCAACGGCGGCAACATCACCGCCACCTGGGGCGGCTACGTCGCCTACCGCGCGGCGGGACGCACCACCCGGCTGCCCCGGATGTGGGGCTTCCAGGCGGCGGGCGCGGCCCCGCTCGTGCGCGGCGCGCCCGTGGCCGCCCCGCGCACCGACGCGAGCGCCATCCGCATCGGCAACCCCGCCACCTGGGACGGCGCGATCGCCGCCAGGGACGACTCCGGCGGCCTCATCGGCGCCGTGACCGACGAGCAGATCTTCGCCGCCTACCGGGAGCTGGCCCGCCGCGACGGCGTCTTCGCCGAGCCCGCCTCGGCGGCCGGCGTGGCCGGGCTGCTCGACCGGCACGCGCGCGGCCTGCTGGAGCCCGGCCTGCGCGTCGTGATCACGCTCAGCGGCAACGGGCTGAAGGATCCGGAGGCGTCCCTGCGCGGCGGCCACGCCGCCACCGAGACCTCGGCCTTGACCGCGGACGTGGCCCGCGCCCTGAACCTGGCCGCATGA
- a CDS encoding acetyl-CoA C-acyltransferase — protein sequence MPVAGPVLRHAAARPGAVALRGPRGALTYAALAADAGEGARHLLRRGVRRGSLVAIGLADPAALLTAVLAADLAGAVPLVGDPAWDRERWARMTGAARPRLLVDTPLPAAAGPSAAGPALPYVPAGSDLAWACFSSGSTGRPRAVVRTRASWTGSFPHLSALAGMSADDVVLVPGPLWSSLYAFAAVHALAIGATAVVPGRMPPGGGPQGLAALCAGATVAHLVPHLLPAVLADPGRVRAAVVGGAALAPEMRAAAERAGVRVVAYYGATELSFVAADADGTGLRPFPEVEIEVRPGAGALGEVWARSPWLAEGYLGGAAGPLRRDGAGWMSVGDVARPYREGERLRLRGRGDGAIQTGGATVVPEDVEEVLRKVPGVGDIVVIGSPHPSLGSVVTAVVEGDGGAPPPRALLEAVARGGLDAAQRPRRWYAVPSLPRTGTGKPARALVAARLADGDPGIRRLRDRRRRPVVVAARRTPIGTAGHAFKDLAVDGLAAPVLAAVARDLAAQGVAGPPDDVVLGNCMGPGGNVARVAALAAGFGHGVPGLTVDRQCGSGLAAILVAAQAVRAGEAGLVLAGGAESASTAPLRTRRGASEPYARAPFAPGGYPDPDMGPAAEALAAARGITRERQDAYAARSHAAALAARERGVFGGEIVPVGGRHDDQRPRPLRAATLARLPAAFAAGGTVTAGNSSPVSDGAAAVAVVPERLRAGLPGLRLVSGAVVGCDPALPGWGPVPAVRRVLARAGADLGRVAAVEVVEAFAAQVLAVTDALGLDPLGADAGRVCPDGGALALGHPWGATGAVVVTRLFTRLVRGGAPAGTLGLAAAAVGGGLGVAALFEVVRGGAT from the coding sequence ATGCCGGTAGCCGGACCCGTCCTGCGGCACGCCGCCGCCCGTCCCGGCGCGGTGGCGCTGCGCGGGCCGCGCGGCGCGCTGACCTACGCCGCGCTCGCCGCCGATGCCGGGGAGGGGGCGCGGCACCTGCTGCGCCGCGGCGTGCGGCGCGGCTCGCTCGTCGCGATCGGGCTCGCCGACCCGGCCGCGCTGCTCACCGCCGTGCTCGCCGCGGACCTGGCCGGAGCCGTCCCCCTGGTGGGCGACCCGGCGTGGGACCGGGAGAGGTGGGCCCGCATGACCGGCGCCGCCCGCCCGCGCCTGCTGGTGGACACCCCCCTCCCGGCAGCCGCCGGCCCGTCCGCGGCCGGCCCCGCCCTCCCGTACGTGCCCGCAGGGAGCGACCTGGCGTGGGCCTGCTTCAGCTCCGGCAGCACCGGACGCCCGCGCGCCGTCGTCCGCACCCGCGCCTCCTGGACCGGCTCGTTCCCGCACCTGTCGGCCCTGGCCGGGATGAGCGCCGACGACGTGGTGCTGGTGCCCGGCCCGCTGTGGTCCTCCCTGTACGCCTTCGCCGCCGTGCACGCCCTGGCGATCGGCGCGACCGCCGTCGTCCCCGGCCGCATGCCTCCCGGCGGCGGCCCCCAGGGCCTCGCCGCCCTCTGCGCCGGGGCCACGGTCGCGCACCTGGTCCCGCACCTGCTGCCGGCCGTGCTCGCCGACCCGGGACGGGTGCGCGCCGCCGTGGTCGGCGGGGCCGCGCTCGCCCCTGAGATGCGGGCCGCGGCCGAGCGGGCCGGGGTGCGGGTCGTGGCCTACTACGGGGCCACCGAGCTGTCGTTCGTCGCCGCCGACGCCGACGGGACGGGGCTGCGCCCGTTCCCCGAGGTCGAGATCGAGGTCCGGCCGGGCGCGGGCGCGCTGGGCGAGGTGTGGGCCCGCTCCCCGTGGCTGGCCGAGGGCTACCTGGGCGGCGCGGCCGGGCCGCTGCGCCGCGACGGCGCCGGCTGGATGAGCGTGGGCGACGTCGCCCGCCCGTACCGGGAGGGGGAGCGGCTGCGGCTGCGCGGGCGCGGCGACGGCGCGATCCAGACCGGCGGCGCGACCGTCGTGCCCGAGGACGTCGAGGAGGTGCTGCGGAAGGTGCCCGGCGTGGGCGACATCGTGGTGATCGGCTCGCCGCACCCGTCCCTGGGGTCGGTGGTGACCGCCGTGGTCGAGGGCGACGGGGGAGCGCCGCCGCCGCGGGCGCTGCTGGAGGCCGTCGCGCGCGGCGGCCTGGACGCGGCGCAGCGGCCCCGCCGCTGGTACGCGGTGCCGAGCCTGCCCCGCACCGGCACCGGCAAGCCCGCCCGAGCCCTGGTCGCGGCCCGGCTCGCCGACGGCGACCCCGGCATCCGGCGCCTCCGTGACCGGCGCCGACGCCCCGTCGTCGTCGCGGCGCGCCGCACGCCCATCGGCACCGCGGGGCACGCCTTCAAGGACCTCGCCGTGGACGGGCTGGCCGCGCCCGTCCTCGCCGCCGTGGCCCGCGACCTGGCCGCGCAGGGCGTCGCCGGCCCGCCCGACGACGTCGTGCTCGGCAACTGCATGGGCCCGGGCGGCAACGTGGCCCGCGTCGCCGCGCTGGCCGCCGGGTTCGGCCACGGCGTGCCCGGCCTCACCGTCGACCGTCAGTGCGGCAGCGGCCTGGCCGCGATCCTGGTGGCGGCGCAGGCCGTCCGCGCGGGCGAGGCCGGGCTGGTGCTCGCGGGCGGCGCCGAGAGCGCCTCGACCGCCCCGCTCCGCACCCGTCGCGGCGCGAGCGAGCCCTACGCCCGCGCGCCGTTCGCCCCCGGCGGTTACCCCGACCCCGACATGGGCCCCGCCGCCGAGGCGCTGGCCGCCGCGCGCGGCATCACCCGCGAGCGCCAGGACGCCTACGCCGCCCGCAGCCACGCCGCCGCCCTGGCCGCCCGCGAGCGGGGCGTCTTCGGTGGGGAGATCGTCCCCGTCGGCGGCCGGCACGACGACCAGCGGCCCCGCCCGCTGCGCGCGGCGACGCTGGCCCGGCTGCCGGCCGCGTTCGCGGCGGGCGGTACAGTGACGGCCGGCAACTCCTCCCCGGTCAGCGACGGCGCGGCGGCCGTGGCCGTGGTGCCCGAGCGGCTGCGCGCGGGCCTGCCGGGGCTGCGGCTGGTGTCCGGGGCCGTGGTCGGCTGCGATCCCGCGCTGCCCGGGTGGGGGCCGGTGCCCGCCGTGCGGCGGGTCCTGGCCCGCGCCGGGGCCGACCTGGGGCGGGTGGCCGCGGTGGAGGTCGTGGAGGCGTTCGCGGCCCAGGTGCTGGCCGTCACCGACGCGCTCGGGCTCGACCCGCTGGGGGCCGACGCGGGCCGCGTCTGCCCCGACGGGGGCGCGCTGGCGCTGGGGCACCCGTGGGGCGCGACCGGCGCGGTCGTGGTGACCAGGCTGTTCACCCGGCTGGTCCGGGGCGGCGCCCCGGCGGGGACGCTGGGCCTGGCCGCGGCGGCCGTCGGCGGCGGCCTCGGCGTGGCCGCGCTGTTCGAGGTGGTGCGAGGGGGAGCGACGTGA
- a CDS encoding TetR/AcrR family transcriptional regulator — protein MSEGLRERKKRQTRRRISDVALGLFVERGFDAVTIAEVAAAAEVSVNTVYNYFDAKEDLVLPPEEASPQRLADIVRRRPAGRSAAEAVLARLREEVRGRERRVGLSAGFGRVLEMMRAAPTLTARLESLAAEMTDALAALLAEETGAAPGDPLPRAVAWQLGSVHALVLSEIGRRTAAGQHPDAVAEAVLELLDVVEGLLGERVLAYAVREEELCSG, from the coding sequence ATGTCAGAAGGGCTCCGGGAGCGCAAGAAGCGGCAGACCCGGCGGCGCATCTCCGACGTCGCGCTCGGCCTGTTCGTGGAGCGCGGCTTCGACGCGGTCACGATCGCCGAGGTGGCCGCCGCCGCCGAGGTGTCGGTCAACACCGTCTACAACTACTTCGACGCCAAGGAGGACCTGGTCCTGCCGCCGGAGGAGGCCTCGCCGCAGCGGCTGGCCGACATCGTCAGGCGGCGGCCGGCGGGCCGGTCGGCGGCGGAGGCGGTGCTGGCGCGGCTGCGCGAGGAGGTGCGGGGCCGCGAGCGGCGGGTCGGGCTGAGCGCCGGGTTCGGGCGGGTGCTGGAGATGATGCGCGCCGCCCCGACGCTCACCGCCCGGCTGGAGTCGCTGGCCGCCGAGATGACCGACGCGCTGGCCGCGCTGCTCGCCGAGGAGACCGGCGCGGCCCCCGGCGACCCGCTGCCCCGGGCGGTGGCCTGGCAGCTCGGGTCGGTGCACGCGCTGGTGCTGTCGGAGATCGGCCGGCGCACCGCCGCCGGGCAGCACCCGGACGCCGTCGCCGAGGCGGTGCTGGAGCTGCTGGACGTCGTGGAAGGGCTGCTGGGGGAGCGGGTGCTCGCCTATGCCGTGCGGGAGGAGGAGCTGTGTTCAGGGTGA
- a CDS encoding MFS transporter: MTPDVLARAGDAPRLRAQRRALTVLVAAQVLSGVGLAAGVTVGALLAQDLLGSTGLAGLPSAVGTAGSALAAVAVGRLSQARGRRPGLAAGYLAGAAGSAGVLAAAVAGSPVLLFLALFLYGAGTATTLQARYAGADLAAPAGRARAVSVVLVATTLGGVAGPNLAAPTGGLARALGIPYLAGPFLLAGVAYALAALVLAGWLRPDPLLLARTLETAPPAPPPAPTRRPDGPRGRPNVPGDRLDGSGDRPGGPGGRSRGAGGGGRGAGVPVGVPVGVLVMVLTQLVMVAIMTMTPVHMAAHGHGTAASGLVIAVHIGAMYLPSPLTGWLADRHGRPAAAAASGVALLAAGLVAAAAPGDSAGWFAVALALLGLGWNLGLVTGTAIITDAAPAATRARTQGSVDVAVAVAGAAGGLLSGLVVAVAGFPVLAAGGGLLALAVVPAAVAAGRRR, translated from the coding sequence GTGACGCCTGACGTGCTCGCCAGGGCCGGGGACGCCCCGCGGCTCCGCGCGCAGCGCCGCGCCCTGACCGTCCTGGTCGCCGCCCAGGTGCTCAGCGGCGTCGGCCTGGCGGCCGGCGTGACCGTCGGCGCCCTGCTCGCGCAGGACCTGCTCGGCTCCACCGGGCTCGCGGGCCTGCCCAGCGCCGTGGGCACGGCCGGCTCGGCGCTGGCGGCCGTCGCCGTCGGGCGCCTGTCCCAGGCCCGCGGCCGCCGTCCCGGCCTCGCCGCCGGGTACCTGGCCGGGGCCGCCGGCAGCGCCGGCGTCCTCGCGGCCGCCGTCGCCGGCAGTCCCGTCCTGCTGTTCCTCGCCCTGTTCCTGTACGGCGCCGGCACCGCCACCACCCTCCAGGCCCGTTACGCCGGGGCCGACCTGGCCGCCCCGGCGGGCCGGGCCCGCGCCGTGTCCGTCGTGCTGGTCGCCACCACGCTGGGCGGCGTGGCCGGGCCCAACCTGGCCGCGCCCACCGGCGGCCTCGCCCGCGCGCTCGGCATCCCGTACCTGGCCGGGCCGTTCCTGCTGGCGGGGGTGGCGTACGCGCTGGCCGCGCTGGTCCTGGCCGGCTGGCTGCGCCCCGACCCGCTGCTGCTGGCCCGCACCCTGGAGACCGCCCCGCCCGCCCCGCCGCCCGCCCCCACCCGCCGGCCGGACGGGCCCCGGGGGCGTCCGAACGTGCCCGGCGACCGGCTGGACGGGTCTGGGGATCGGCCGGGCGGGCCTGGGGGCCGGTCGCGTGGGGCCGGTGGCGGCGGGCGAGGGGCCGGGGTGCCGGTCGGGGTGCCGGTCGGGGTGCTCGTCATGGTGCTCACCCAGCTCGTCATGGTCGCGATCATGACGATGACGCCCGTCCACATGGCCGCCCACGGCCACGGCACAGCCGCCTCCGGCCTGGTCATCGCCGTGCACATCGGCGCCATGTACCTGCCCTCGCCCCTGACCGGCTGGCTCGCCGACCGTCACGGCCGCCCGGCGGCGGCCGCCGCCTCCGGGGTGGCGCTGCTCGCCGCCGGGCTCGTCGCCGCCGCCGCTCCCGGCGACTCGGCCGGCTGGTTCGCGGTGGCGCTCGCGCTGCTGGGGCTGGGCTGGAACCTCGGCCTCGTCACCGGCACCGCGATCATCACCGACGCCGCCCCGGCGGCCACCCGCGCCAGGACCCAGGGCTCGGTGGACGTCGCCGTCGCGGTCGCGGGCGCCGCCGGCGGGCTGCTCTCGGGCCTCGTCGTGGCCGTCGCCGGCTTCCCCGTCCTCGCCGCCGGCGGCGGCCTGCTGGCGCTGGCCGTCGTCCCGGCGGCGGTCGCGGCGGGACGCAGACGGTGA
- a CDS encoding helix-turn-helix domain-containing protein, with protein MRNAEELDTRLAERLARLRVDRGWSLDELARRAGVSRSTLSRLERGEISPTASLLNKLCAVHGRTMSRLLAEVEAEPPQLLRAGEQPVWRDEESGFTRRSVSPPHPGLRGEVVEGTLRPGADIAYDVPPVPGLEQHIWVLEGAVEIAADGRAHLLAAGDCLRFRLWGASRFRCPGPGPARYVLLVVLP; from the coding sequence GTGAGAAACGCCGAGGAGCTGGACACGCGGCTCGCCGAGCGGCTGGCGCGGCTGCGCGTCGACCGCGGCTGGTCCCTGGACGAGCTGGCCCGCCGCGCCGGCGTCAGCCGCTCCACCCTGTCCCGTCTCGAACGCGGCGAGATCAGCCCCACCGCCTCCCTGCTCAACAAGCTGTGCGCCGTGCACGGCCGCACGATGTCGCGGCTGCTCGCCGAGGTCGAGGCCGAGCCGCCGCAGCTCCTCCGGGCCGGCGAGCAGCCGGTGTGGCGGGACGAGGAGTCCGGCTTCACCCGCCGGTCGGTCTCGCCGCCGCACCCCGGGCTGCGCGGCGAGGTCGTCGAGGGCACGCTGCGGCCCGGCGCGGACATCGCCTACGACGTGCCGCCGGTGCCCGGCCTGGAGCAGCACATCTGGGTGCTGGAGGGCGCCGTCGAGATCGCCGCCGACGGCCGCGCGCACCTGCTGGCGGCGGGCGACTGCCTGCGCTTCCGGCTGTGGGGGGCCTCCCGGTTCCGCTGCCCCGGCCCCGGCCCGGCCCGCTACGTCCTGCTCGTCGTCCTGCCCTGA
- a CDS encoding GNAT family N-acetyltransferase — MYAIDPLPAEEFDAAVKGLAVLLADAVDDGASVGFLTPFGVEEAAAWWRAQAPAVAAGRLLVWVARDESGVAGTVSLAPAAKPNSRHRAEIVKLMVHRDARGRGLSRALLAAAERAALAAGVDLLMLDTESGSTAEHVYLTGGWTRYGVVPDYAASPDGTLSACSFFYKRLTPPASQGAGDRVEVGEPSGR; from the coding sequence ATGTACGCCATCGACCCGCTGCCCGCCGAGGAGTTCGACGCCGCCGTCAAGGGCCTCGCCGTCCTGCTGGCCGACGCCGTGGACGACGGCGCCTCCGTGGGCTTCCTGACGCCGTTCGGCGTCGAGGAGGCCGCCGCGTGGTGGCGGGCGCAGGCCCCGGCCGTGGCCGCCGGCCGCCTGCTCGTCTGGGTCGCCCGTGACGAGTCCGGCGTCGCCGGCACGGTCAGCCTCGCGCCGGCCGCCAAGCCCAACTCCCGGCACCGCGCCGAGATCGTCAAGCTCATGGTGCACCGCGACGCCCGCGGGCGCGGCCTGTCGCGCGCGCTGCTGGCCGCCGCCGAACGCGCGGCGCTCGCCGCGGGCGTGGACCTGCTGATGCTCGACACCGAGTCCGGCAGCACCGCCGAGCACGTCTACCTCACCGGCGGCTGGACCCGCTACGGCGTCGTCCCGGACTACGCCGCCTCCCCGGACGGCACGCTCAGCGCCTGCAGCTTCTTCTACAAGCGCCTCACGCCGCCCGCTTCACAGGGTGCGGGCGATCGCGTCGAGGTCGGCGAGCCGTCCGGCCGGTGA
- a CDS encoding DNA/RNA non-specific endonuclease → MPGARFSPALKRSAAAGALLAAAAASAVLTTTTHEHHTGGGTGNSTADSTADSAPCERYLQPGHTYRAGPGTFTTDGQGRPQEAVAKTLTQAKGERTGCESTVGNWAGSGDWNGGHLIAASFGGVSRRYNLVPMRGRQINQGLMKRVEDGARACLDGRGAVTGYRVRLHYPDARNIVPDGIAMSLTPSVSGRSRQLGFTLPNKTLPASEVKAKEAEIDKEFEAAGCRKVSSARR, encoded by the coding sequence ATGCCCGGAGCCCGATTCTCGCCTGCCCTGAAACGCTCGGCCGCCGCCGGCGCGCTGCTGGCCGCAGCCGCCGCGTCGGCCGTGCTCACCACCACCACCCACGAGCACCACACCGGCGGCGGCACCGGAAACAGCACCGCCGACAGCACCGCCGACAGCGCGCCCTGCGAGCGCTACCTCCAGCCCGGCCACACCTACCGCGCCGGGCCGGGCACCTTCACCACCGACGGCCAGGGCCGCCCGCAGGAGGCCGTCGCCAAGACCCTCACCCAGGCCAAGGGCGAGCGCACCGGATGCGAGTCCACCGTCGGCAACTGGGCCGGCTCCGGCGACTGGAACGGCGGCCACCTCATCGCCGCCTCCTTCGGCGGGGTCAGCAGGCGGTACAACCTCGTCCCGATGCGCGGCCGGCAGATCAACCAGGGCCTGATGAAACGCGTCGAGGACGGCGCCCGCGCCTGCCTCGACGGCCGCGGCGCCGTCACCGGCTACCGGGTCCGCCTGCACTACCCCGACGCCAGGAACATCGTCCCCGACGGCATCGCCATGAGCCTGACGCCGTCGGTGTCCGGCAGGTCGCGGCAGCTCGGCTTCACCCTGCCGAACAAGACGCTGCCCGCGAGCGAGGTCAAGGCCAAGGAGGCGGAGATCGACAAGGAGTTCGAGGCCGCGGGCTGCCGGAAGGTATCCTCTGCCCGCAGATGA
- a CDS encoding DUF6204 family protein, translating to MFRVTIRGKFKGLDEAGRAAVLAVSGAAYTEAGTFTHDAGLSVFTFRCQTPGEDQDEAALRAMTALDAYAVPYEILHLAATDLRDVKIRRPR from the coding sequence GTGTTCAGGGTGACGATCAGGGGCAAGTTCAAGGGGCTGGACGAGGCGGGCCGGGCCGCGGTGCTGGCGGTGAGCGGGGCCGCGTACACCGAGGCCGGGACGTTCACCCACGACGCCGGCCTGTCGGTGTTCACCTTCCGCTGCCAGACGCCCGGCGAGGACCAGGACGAGGCGGCGCTGCGGGCCATGACGGCGCTGGACGCGTACGCGGTGCCGTACGAGATCCTGCACCTCGCGGCCACCGACCTGCGCGACGTCAAGATCCGGCGGCCCCGCTGA
- a CDS encoding nitroreductase/quinone reductase family protein, giving the protein MPMDFNQQIIDEFRANGGRVGGPFEGARLLLLTTTGARSGAPHTVPVAYLPDGDRVLVIASAGGSPRHPAWYHNLRAHPRVTVEDGTFTYQAEAVVLTGEERERLFARAVEQSPGWADYETRSGRVLPVVALVAADAGPPAGPMGDGLRRLHDAFRRELALIRAEVAASGPRVAAQLRVNCLTLCQGLHVHHSREDEHLFPALGSRHPELGPALERLRAEHVTVARLLEELGTLLAADDVAPEELAAGVDRLTGDLEAHLDYEEEQLVVLLNGG; this is encoded by the coding sequence ATGCCCATGGACTTCAACCAGCAGATCATCGACGAGTTCCGCGCCAACGGCGGCCGGGTCGGCGGCCCCTTCGAAGGGGCCAGGCTGCTCCTGCTGACCACCACCGGCGCCCGGAGCGGCGCGCCCCACACGGTCCCGGTGGCGTACCTGCCCGACGGCGACCGCGTCCTCGTGATCGCCTCGGCGGGCGGCTCGCCGCGGCACCCGGCCTGGTACCACAACCTGCGCGCCCATCCGCGCGTCACCGTCGAGGACGGCACGTTCACCTACCAGGCCGAGGCGGTGGTGCTGACCGGCGAGGAACGGGAGCGGCTGTTCGCCCGCGCCGTCGAGCAGAGCCCCGGCTGGGCCGACTACGAGACGAGGTCGGGCCGCGTGCTGCCGGTGGTCGCGCTCGTCGCCGCCGACGCCGGGCCGCCCGCCGGGCCGATGGGGGACGGGCTCAGGCGCCTGCACGACGCCTTCCGCCGCGAGCTGGCCCTCATCCGCGCCGAGGTCGCCGCCTCCGGCCCGCGCGTGGCGGCGCAGCTCAGGGTCAACTGCCTGACCCTGTGCCAGGGGCTGCACGTCCATCACTCGCGCGAGGACGAGCACCTGTTCCCCGCCCTCGGGAGCCGCCACCCCGAGCTGGGGCCGGCGCTGGAGCGGCTGCGGGCCGAGCACGTCACCGTCGCGCGGCTCCTGGAGGAGCTGGGCACGCTGCTCGCCGCCGACGACGTCGCCCCTGAGGAGCTGGCGGCCGGGGTGGACCGGCTGACCGGCGACCTGGAGGCGCACCTCGACTACGAGGAGGAGCAGCTCGTCGTGCTGCTCAACGGCGGCTGA
- a CDS encoding biotin transporter BioY codes for MKNAGKPRRFPTGDLARVAVFAALIAVLGLPGSVNVFGNLVPITLQTLGVMLAGVILGSWRAALAVAVLLVLVAAGLPLLAGGRGGLGVFAGPSAGFLVGWLPGAAVTGWLTERAGHRPGLTQLAGACLVGGVGVIYLFGIPVQALVTGMSLPAAALLSATFLPGDLIKALLAAAVARGAQRAYPDAVPAVHRDRTRSGEGR; via the coding sequence ATGAAGAATGCAGGCAAGCCGCGCAGGTTCCCCACCGGCGACCTCGCGCGGGTGGCGGTGTTCGCCGCGCTGATCGCGGTGCTCGGGCTGCCGGGCTCGGTCAACGTCTTCGGCAACCTGGTCCCCATCACGCTCCAGACCCTCGGCGTCATGCTGGCCGGCGTGATCCTCGGCTCGTGGCGGGCCGCGCTGGCGGTCGCGGTGCTGCTGGTGCTGGTGGCCGCCGGGCTGCCGCTGCTGGCCGGCGGCCGCGGCGGGCTCGGCGTCTTCGCCGGGCCCTCGGCCGGGTTCCTCGTCGGCTGGCTGCCGGGCGCGGCCGTCACCGGCTGGCTCACCGAGCGGGCCGGCCACCGGCCCGGCCTGACGCAGCTCGCCGGCGCGTGCCTGGTGGGCGGCGTGGGCGTGATCTACCTGTTCGGCATCCCGGTGCAGGCGCTGGTCACCGGGATGTCGCTGCCGGCCGCGGCGCTGCTCAGCGCGACCTTCCTGCCCGGCGACCTGATCAAGGCGCTGCTGGCCGCCGCCGTCGCCCGGGGCGCCCAGCGGGCCTACCCGGACGCGGTGCCCGCCGTGCACCGCGACCGGACGCGGTCCGGCGAGGGGCGCTGA
- a CDS encoding MurR/RpiR family transcriptional regulator — protein sequence METDAVEDRLGEVYATLPPGERAIVRVLLDDWPFAALGSLRALAERAGVSPPTASRLFDRLGYRGFADFQNAVRKGARERSRLLEFVQPGPERAAAGEATGGAVEVRRAADELRAGLDSTLAAVTEPLLEAAAGLLAGARTVWALGGPLSELAAEYLVRQLASLRPGVHRVPGDPQARARAVLDLGPQDVLAAYDFRRYSPATARFAGAARARGARLVLITDAWESPLAPEAELLVRLPREAAGPIAPLAHEIAVTELLLVAAAARLSPAGRLADLDAIARTL from the coding sequence ATGGAGACGGATGCGGTGGAGGACCGGCTGGGCGAGGTCTACGCCACGTTGCCGCCCGGGGAACGGGCGATCGTGCGGGTGCTGCTGGACGACTGGCCGTTCGCGGCGCTCGGGTCGCTGCGGGCGCTGGCCGAGCGGGCGGGGGTCAGCCCGCCGACGGCGTCACGGCTGTTCGACCGGCTCGGGTATCGCGGGTTCGCCGACTTCCAGAACGCGGTCAGGAAGGGGGCGCGGGAGCGGTCGCGGCTGCTGGAGTTCGTCCAGCCGGGGCCGGAACGGGCGGCGGCGGGCGAGGCGACGGGCGGGGCGGTGGAGGTGCGGCGGGCGGCCGACGAGCTGCGGGCGGGGCTCGACAGCACGCTCGCCGCCGTCACCGAGCCGCTGCTGGAGGCGGCGGCGGGCCTGCTCGCCGGGGCGCGTACGGTGTGGGCGCTCGGCGGGCCGCTCAGCGAGCTGGCCGCCGAATACCTCGTGCGCCAGCTCGCCAGCCTGCGGCCCGGGGTGCACCGGGTGCCGGGCGACCCGCAGGCCCGCGCCCGCGCCGTCCTCGACCTCGGGCCGCAGGACGTGCTCGCCGCCTACGACTTCCGCCGCTACTCCCCCGCGACCGCCCGCTTCGCCGGGGCCGCCCGGGCGCGGGGGGCGCGGCTCGTCCTGATCACCGACGCCTGGGAGTCGCCGCTCGCCCCGGAGGCCGAGCTGCTGGTACGCCTGCCGCGCGAGGCGGCCGGGCCGATCGCGCCGCTCGCCCACGAGATCGCGGTCACCGAGCTGCTGCTGGTGGCGGCGGCCGCCCGGCTGTCACCGGCCGGACGGCTCGCCGACCTCGACGCGATCGCCCGCACCCTGTGA